In Chaetodon auriga isolate fChaAug3 chromosome 7, fChaAug3.hap1, whole genome shotgun sequence, a genomic segment contains:
- the mlf1 gene encoding myeloid leukemia factor 1 isoform X2, producing the protein MSNRNLREFDEDPFFVSDHFQAHREHMRQMMRSFSEPFGGPFMSSIMDGRGRGCDAAQHPISSVALRDEHRDLMRNPFSMFDNMMTSMRNSMEEMHRNFENMSTDPNTHSFSSSSVMTYSKVGNEPPKVFQASSSTRRAPGGIKETRRALKDSESGLEKMAIGHHIQDRGHVVEKKYNKKTGEKELSQDFENMDESEAQSFDVEWQQKVSSFQPSVRMSSLEEPRHRGVHRAALTSSEQAHRDQAKKEAGGESKVKASGSTKQ; encoded by the exons ATGTCCAACCGTAACCTCAGGGAGTTTGATGAGGATCCGTTCTTCGTGTC GGATCATTTCCAGGCTCACAGGGAACATATGCGGCAGATGATGCGTAGCTTCTCTGAGCCATTCGGCGGGCCCTTTATGTCCAGTATAATGGACGGGAGAGGCCGTGGTTGTGACGCGGCGCAACACCCCATCTCATCCGTGGCGCTGAGGGATGAGCACAGG gaccTGATGAGGAACCCTTTCAGCATGTTTGACAACATGATGACCAGCATGAGAAACAGTATGGAGGAGATGCACAGAAACTTT gagaACATGTCCACAGATCCAAACACCCACTCATTCAGCTCCTCATCAGTCATGACATACTCAAAGGTTGGAAACGAGCCTCCTAAGGTCTTCCAGGCGAGCTCATCGACACGCCGTGCCCCTGGAGGG ATCAAGGAGACCCGGCGAGCACTTAAAGACTCTGAGAGCGGTCTGGAGAAGATGGCCATCGGTCACCACATCCAGGACAGGGGGCATGTCGTAGAGAAGAAATACAACAAGAAAACGGGAGAGAAGGAGCTCAGCCAGGACTTTGAGAATATGGATGAAT CTGAAGCACAGTCATTTGACGTTGAGTGGCAGCAGAAGGTGTCCAGTTTTCAGCCGTCTGTCCGCATGTCTTCCCTGGAGGAACCCCGACACCGTGGTGTTCACAGGGCTGCCCTCACCAGCTCTGAGCAGGCCCACAG ggaCCAAGCAAAAAAAGAGGCTGGGGGTGAAAGCAAAGTAAAAGCCTCAGGCTCAACAAAGCAGTAA
- the mlf1 gene encoding myeloid leukemia factor 1 isoform X1 codes for MSNRNLREFDEDPFFVSDHFQAHREHMRQMMRSFSEPFGGPFMSSIMDGRGRGCDAAQHPISSVALRDEHRDMSRSLLPFGSIDSTDLMRNPFSMFDNMMTSMRNSMEEMHRNFENMSTDPNTHSFSSSSVMTYSKVGNEPPKVFQASSSTRRAPGGIKETRRALKDSESGLEKMAIGHHIQDRGHVVEKKYNKKTGEKELSQDFENMDESEAQSFDVEWQQKVSSFQPSVRMSSLEEPRHRGVHRAALTSSEQAHRDQAKKEAGGESKVKASGSTKQ; via the exons ATGTCCAACCGTAACCTCAGGGAGTTTGATGAGGATCCGTTCTTCGTGTC GGATCATTTCCAGGCTCACAGGGAACATATGCGGCAGATGATGCGTAGCTTCTCTGAGCCATTCGGCGGGCCCTTTATGTCCAGTATAATGGACGGGAGAGGCCGTGGTTGTGACGCGGCGCAACACCCCATCTCATCCGTGGCGCTGAGGGATGAGCACAGG GATATGAGCCGCTCATTGTTGCCCTTTGGCAGTATTGATAGCACG gaccTGATGAGGAACCCTTTCAGCATGTTTGACAACATGATGACCAGCATGAGAAACAGTATGGAGGAGATGCACAGAAACTTT gagaACATGTCCACAGATCCAAACACCCACTCATTCAGCTCCTCATCAGTCATGACATACTCAAAGGTTGGAAACGAGCCTCCTAAGGTCTTCCAGGCGAGCTCATCGACACGCCGTGCCCCTGGAGGG ATCAAGGAGACCCGGCGAGCACTTAAAGACTCTGAGAGCGGTCTGGAGAAGATGGCCATCGGTCACCACATCCAGGACAGGGGGCATGTCGTAGAGAAGAAATACAACAAGAAAACGGGAGAGAAGGAGCTCAGCCAGGACTTTGAGAATATGGATGAAT CTGAAGCACAGTCATTTGACGTTGAGTGGCAGCAGAAGGTGTCCAGTTTTCAGCCGTCTGTCCGCATGTCTTCCCTGGAGGAACCCCGACACCGTGGTGTTCACAGGGCTGCCCTCACCAGCTCTGAGCAGGCCCACAG ggaCCAAGCAAAAAAAGAGGCTGGGGGTGAAAGCAAAGTAAAAGCCTCAGGCTCAACAAAGCAGTAA
- the med29 gene encoding mediator of RNA polymerase II transcription subunit 29 — translation MASQQQQQPGGLVSQAGLQQPTSLQQQQQQQQQQQLSQQQDFDPVHRFKMLIPQLKESLQNVMRIASLNLAHNTSIDNGIKSSDTSVQRFDKSLEEFYALCDQLELCLRLAYECLSQSIDSAKHSPNLVPTATKPDTVQTESMSYAQYLGMIKSQISCAKDIHNALLECSKKIAGKGQPQGIM, via the exons ATGGCttctcaacagcagcagcagcccggTGGGCTAGTGTCCCAGGCTGGTTTACAGCAGCCTACTTCattgcaacaacaacaacaacaacagcagcagcagcaactgaGCCAACAGCAAGACTTTGACCCAGTTCACAGATTTAAGATGCTTATTCCTCAACTGAAAGAGAGTCTACAG aatgtAATGAGGATTGCATCCCTGAATTTGGCCCATAACACGTCAATTGACAACGGCAT CAAAAGCAGCGACACCTCTGTTCAGCGCTTTGACAAAAGCCTCGAGGAGTTTTATGCCCTTTGCGATCAACTGGAGCTGTGTTTG cgGCTGGCTTACGAGTGCCTCTCCCAGAGCATCGACAGCGCCAAGCATTCACCCAACCTGGTCCCAACCGCCACCAAGCCAGACACGGTGCAGACAGAGTCCATGTCTTACGCCCAGTACCTCGGCATGATCAAGTCTCAGATCTCCTGCGCCAAAGACATCCACAACGCTTTGCTGGAGTGTTCCAAGAAGATCGCAGGAAAGGGTCAGCCTCAGGGAATCATGTAG